A region of uncultured Draconibacterium sp. DNA encodes the following proteins:
- a CDS encoding efflux RND transporter permease subunit gives MKKIVELFVKFPFYANLILLFLIVVGSLSFLSMKKSFFPERESHMITVRVAYPGASPVEMEEGVTSRIEEAVRAIPGIYEINSVSAENSASIRIEIQPGYDIDEALIEVKNAVDGVSALPTAAERPIVAKTRTTSPAARLLVTGDVDLMTLKSYAQQVEEDFLGSGIMSQVTISGFPSLEISVEAEEEDLLRYGLTFNDLQSAITNNNRDVSGGQLRSKDEELLIRLRSRSADPNKIGNIILRANPDGSVLRINDIATVKMKFSDVPNKALERGNPLININVMKLITEDLDEIDQYVQKYVADFNSQTHGVKLIYSRSYLELLKSRLDLLYSNGGMGLILVVLILGIMLSTRLSLWVAWGIPASFLGMFIAANIIGVTINMMSLFGMILVIGILVDDGIVIGENIFQHFERGKSPMRAAVDGTVEVIPAVTSSVLTTVVAFSPLLFITGRMEMMYEMAIIVTASLLISLLEAFLVLPAHLGNEKVLNRKTLHRKAKGLRKYTEGFFTWLRDYAYDRVIKLVLEWRYIVLGIPVAMIVITIGLVGGQLIKTTFFPRMEFDSFNINIAFTPGSGERQTMEYLERFDSIVWLVNEEMMEEYNDTIPIIENSIINLGSAFSREESGAHCGNIDVSPRNSEETGISSFEIIRRLNKKIGNVPEAEKFTIGARGRFGDPVSIGLMSRNTEELEAARDYLVDRLLQYPQLKDVVNTNALGKQEILLELKPKAYMLGLNETYIAGQVRQAFYGGQAQRLQVGRDELRIWVRYPAEGRERIGQLEKMKVKTPQGEYPLMELVDYDMKRGPVNINRFNGKREIRVNADMVDPDASVTETLDLIKAEVIPELEVLYPGITVIFQGQQRESERNMSDLAFLFPMAFLAIIFILMISFRSFEQPMIIIIMIPISILGAVWGHGIHGKPLSILSLWGIVALTGVIVNDAVVFLSKYNLLIKEGLKVKEAILEAGKSRLRPIILTTLTTAFGLYPLILEKSFQAQFLIPMAISLVYGVAFGTLFILLFFPALILVLNDIRKFVREQWYGRTFEREHVEIAWQNAQRKIDNSIYHEEDEEEDTNE, from the coding sequence ATGAAGAAGATAGTTGAACTATTTGTAAAATTTCCGTTTTACGCCAACCTGATCCTGCTTTTCCTTATCGTAGTGGGTAGCTTAAGTTTTCTTTCGATGAAGAAATCTTTCTTCCCCGAGCGCGAATCGCATATGATCACCGTTCGTGTAGCTTATCCGGGTGCATCACCGGTTGAGATGGAAGAAGGGGTTACCTCCAGGATCGAGGAAGCAGTGAGAGCTATTCCCGGTATTTACGAGATCAATTCGGTATCGGCAGAAAACAGTGCCAGCATACGAATTGAAATTCAGCCCGGATATGATATTGACGAAGCACTTATTGAAGTAAAAAACGCCGTTGATGGAGTTTCGGCCTTACCAACAGCAGCCGAACGCCCCATTGTGGCCAAAACGCGTACTACATCGCCGGCCGCACGTTTGCTGGTTACCGGCGACGTTGATTTAATGACACTAAAATCGTACGCCCAGCAGGTGGAAGAAGATTTCCTTGGATCGGGAATTATGAGCCAGGTTACCATTTCGGGTTTCCCAAGCCTCGAAATTTCTGTCGAAGCCGAGGAGGAAGACTTGCTGCGCTACGGACTAACTTTTAACGATTTACAAAGTGCCATTACCAATAACAACCGTGATGTTTCGGGCGGACAGCTAAGATCGAAAGATGAAGAGCTATTGATTCGTTTGCGCTCGCGGAGTGCTGATCCTAATAAAATTGGCAACATTATTTTGCGTGCCAATCCCGATGGTAGCGTGCTTCGCATTAACGATATTGCCACGGTAAAAATGAAATTCTCGGATGTGCCCAACAAAGCACTGGAGAGAGGAAATCCGCTGATCAACATCAACGTAATGAAGCTGATTACGGAAGACCTTGACGAGATTGATCAATATGTACAAAAATATGTTGCCGATTTTAATTCGCAAACGCATGGCGTTAAATTAATCTACTCGCGTTCGTATCTCGAATTGTTAAAATCGCGTCTCGATCTTCTGTACAGTAATGGTGGAATGGGATTAATTCTTGTGGTTCTTATCCTTGGAATCATGCTCAGCACACGCCTTTCGTTATGGGTTGCCTGGGGAATTCCGGCTTCGTTCCTGGGTATGTTTATTGCTGCGAATATAATTGGTGTTACCATTAATATGATGTCGCTTTTTGGAATGATCCTGGTTATCGGTATTCTGGTTGACGATGGAATTGTAATCGGGGAAAATATCTTCCAGCATTTCGAACGGGGGAAAAGCCCCATGCGGGCTGCCGTTGACGGTACCGTGGAAGTTATTCCGGCTGTAACCTCATCGGTATTAACTACCGTTGTTGCTTTCTCGCCGCTGCTGTTTATTACAGGCCGCATGGAAATGATGTACGAAATGGCAATTATCGTTACCGCCAGTTTGCTTATTTCTTTATTAGAGGCATTCCTTGTTCTTCCGGCTCACCTTGGAAACGAAAAGGTACTCAACCGAAAAACACTTCACCGTAAGGCAAAAGGATTACGAAAATATACCGAAGGGTTTTTTACCTGGCTGCGCGATTATGCGTACGACCGTGTTATTAAACTGGTATTGGAATGGCGTTACATTGTTTTGGGTATTCCGGTGGCAATGATTGTAATTACAATTGGATTGGTTGGTGGACAGCTGATTAAAACAACTTTCTTCCCGCGTATGGAATTTGATTCGTTTAACATTAACATTGCTTTTACACCCGGTTCCGGAGAACGCCAGACCATGGAATATCTGGAGCGCTTTGATAGTATTGTGTGGTTGGTTAACGAGGAGATGATGGAAGAATATAATGATACAATTCCAATTATCGAAAACAGTATAATTAATCTCGGTTCTGCTTTTAGCCGCGAAGAAAGTGGTGCACACTGCGGAAATATTGATGTTTCTCCACGAAACTCCGAAGAAACCGGAATAAGCTCATTTGAAATTATCCGTCGTTTAAACAAGAAAATCGGAAATGTTCCCGAAGCCGAAAAATTTACCATAGGTGCAAGAGGCCGTTTTGGCGACCCGGTTTCCATCGGCTTAATGTCGAGAAATACCGAAGAGCTGGAAGCGGCACGTGATTATCTGGTGGACCGACTGTTGCAATATCCGCAGTTAAAAGATGTGGTTAACACAAATGCCTTGGGTAAACAGGAAATTCTTTTGGAACTAAAACCAAAAGCTTACATGCTAGGCCTAAACGAAACCTACATTGCCGGCCAGGTACGTCAGGCCTTTTACGGCGGACAGGCACAACGCCTGCAGGTAGGCCGCGACGAACTGCGTATTTGGGTACGTTACCCCGCGGAAGGACGCGAACGCATCGGTCAATTGGAAAAAATGAAAGTTAAAACACCGCAAGGCGAATACCCGCTTATGGAACTGGTTGATTACGATATGAAACGTGGCCCCGTAAACATTAACCGCTTTAACGGGAAACGCGAAATCAGGGTAAATGCCGATATGGTTGATCCGGATGCTTCGGTTACCGAAACACTGGATTTGATTAAAGCAGAAGTAATACCAGAGCTTGAAGTGCTTTACCCGGGAATTACGGTAATTTTCCAGGGGCAGCAACGCGAAAGTGAACGAAACATGAGCGATCTGGCTTTCCTTTTCCCAATGGCTTTCCTGGCAATTATCTTTATCCTCATGATCAGTTTCCGTTCGTTCGAGCAACCGATGATCATCATTATCATGATCCCGATTTCAATACTGGGAGCTGTTTGGGGGCACGGTATCCACGGCAAACCGCTTTCAATTTTAAGTTTGTGGGGAATTGTGGCACTTACCGGTGTAATTGTTAACGATGCGGTGGTATTTCTTTCCAAATATAACCTACTTATTAAAGAAGGATTAAAAGTAAAAGAGGCCATTCTTGAAGCCGGAAAATCACGGCTTCGTCCTATTATTTTAACAACGCTTACAACTGCTTTCGGACTATATCCGCTTATTCTTGAGAAAAGTTTCCAGGCGCAGTTCCTTATTCCAATGGCCATTTCGCTGGTTTATGGAGTTGCTTTCGGAACCCTGTTTATACTGCTGTTCTTCCCGGCACTTATTTTGGTGCTGAACGATATCCGGAAATTTGTTCGCGAACAGTGGTACGGAAGAACATTTGAACGCGAGCACGTGGAAATTGCATGGCAAAATGCACAACGTAAAATCGACAACAGCATTTATCACGAAGAAGATGAGGAGGAGGACACCAATGAATAA
- a CDS encoding TolC family protein: MNKIVTLLLIMATGLFAQAQQPLTLTDAITKALENNYDIVIAKENQRVAEIENNWGTAGRYPYINLSLGDNNSLRVVDGDNTTSIGLTGGASVNWTIFDGFSVSITKTRLEELENLSKNNTAVMVEGTIQSVILAYYDVLLQKEILATYNEVMALSQDRFQKTEQQKEYGSAVTYDVLQAQNAYLADRASYLLQEVAYKNSKRNLAYLMAEKEAVDYEYTDKFEAITEDYTLAGLRGQMIENNKSLQNQYINQRLLENAIASAKSSFSPSLGFTGGVSGSRAGNKVGDMDMDWANSANFYGNFTLSWNLFSGGNRKRALQIAEIDSDIAEIQLTDMQHDLDNSLANLFEFYQVRKELLMVADENLQAAQLNLQISRDKFEAGAINSFNFRDVQEIYLRASQGRLEAIYNFINAQTSLLRLTGVIVQEYE; encoded by the coding sequence ATGAATAAGATAGTAACTCTATTACTGATAATGGCTACGGGCTTGTTTGCGCAGGCCCAGCAGCCACTTACACTTACCGACGCCATTACCAAGGCGTTGGAAAATAACTACGATATTGTAATTGCCAAAGAAAACCAACGGGTTGCCGAGATTGAAAACAACTGGGGAACGGCCGGCCGCTATCCTTACATCAACCTTTCGCTGGGCGACAATAATTCGCTACGGGTAGTTGATGGCGACAACACCACCTCAATAGGATTAACGGGCGGTGCATCGGTAAACTGGACAATTTTTGATGGATTTTCGGTGAGTATTACCAAAACCCGCTTGGAGGAATTGGAGAACCTGTCGAAAAACAATACGGCAGTTATGGTTGAAGGGACTATTCAATCGGTAATTTTGGCCTATTACGATGTTTTGCTACAAAAAGAAATACTGGCCACTTATAACGAAGTAATGGCACTTTCGCAAGATCGTTTTCAGAAAACCGAGCAACAGAAAGAATACGGATCAGCAGTGACTTACGACGTTTTGCAGGCACAAAATGCCTACCTGGCCGACCGCGCGAGTTATCTGTTACAGGAAGTAGCTTACAAAAACTCGAAACGAAATCTGGCTTATTTAATGGCCGAAAAAGAAGCCGTTGACTACGAATACACCGATAAGTTCGAGGCCATTACAGAAGATTACACGCTGGCCGGTTTACGAGGACAAATGATTGAAAACAACAAGAGTTTGCAAAACCAGTACATCAACCAGCGCCTGCTTGAAAATGCTATTGCTTCGGCAAAAAGTTCTTTTTCTCCTTCATTGGGATTTACAGGTGGAGTAAGCGGATCACGTGCCGGAAACAAAGTTGGCGACATGGATATGGATTGGGCAAACTCGGCAAACTTTTACGGTAACTTTACCCTTAGCTGGAACTTGTTTAGCGGCGGAAACCGGAAGCGGGCATTACAAATTGCCGAAATCGACAGCGACATTGCCGAAATTCAGCTGACCGACATGCAACACGATCTGGATAATAGCCTGGCCAATCTGTTCGAATTTTACCAGGTGCGTAAAGAGTTGCTGATGGTTGCCGACGAAAACCTGCAGGCAGCCCAGCTAAACCTGCAAATTTCGCGCGATAAGTTTGAAGCAGGTGCCATCAACTCTTTCAACTTCCGCGATGTGCAGGAAATTTACCTCCGCGCTTCGCAGGGAAGATTGGAGGCGATCTATAATTTTATCAACGCACAAACCTCCTTATTACGCTTAACCGGTGTAATTGTACAGGAATACGAATAA
- a CDS encoding efflux RND transporter periplasmic adaptor subunit, whose translation MSWRKTTFIVVALIVLLGGAAALSELFVSMKPEQIKRPDVEMKRSVKVETINYSEITSPLSLPGGRAVSGSEVLLVAEASGKIEPGTVVLRKGTSFKKGQLLAEIYKDEVELALKARKAKFLTTMTSLLPDMKVDFPDQLNAYETFFRAIDLDNDLPEMPVIKDEKLKVFLASQGVLTEYYSIKQDEKKLKRHTLYAPFDGTFTQVNYEAGSYVNTGGQIARMIRTDHVEIEVPVPNEDSEWIKIGDKVYIHSNLDESSITGKVVRKSNFVEAETQSLSVFVQVDQADSDKVLPGQVYEVTFPGQKIADAMEIPRGAVFNSSTVYVVIDGELKKREINVIKRNETTLIFDGLPAGTKVVSEPLINVKENTPVNILGEESNKKPISGNQAKPQ comes from the coding sequence ATGAGTTGGAGAAAAACTACGTTTATTGTTGTTGCCCTTATCGTTTTGTTAGGAGGAGCAGCGGCATTATCAGAACTGTTCGTTTCAATGAAACCGGAGCAAATTAAACGCCCCGATGTTGAGATGAAACGATCGGTTAAAGTTGAAACAATTAACTATTCGGAAATTACCTCGCCACTTTCCCTCCCCGGAGGACGTGCCGTATCGGGCAGCGAAGTGCTACTGGTTGCCGAAGCATCAGGGAAAATTGAACCGGGAACTGTTGTACTGCGGAAAGGTACATCCTTTAAAAAAGGACAATTACTTGCCGAAATCTACAAAGACGAAGTAGAGCTTGCTTTAAAAGCCCGGAAAGCAAAGTTTTTAACGACAATGACCTCATTATTACCCGATATGAAAGTAGATTTTCCGGATCAGCTAAATGCTTACGAAACATTTTTCAGAGCCATTGATCTGGATAACGACCTGCCTGAAATGCCGGTAATAAAAGATGAGAAACTAAAAGTGTTTTTAGCCAGCCAGGGCGTATTAACCGAATATTACAGTATTAAACAGGATGAGAAAAAATTAAAACGCCATACGCTTTATGCACCTTTCGACGGAACATTTACACAAGTAAATTACGAAGCCGGATCGTATGTAAACACCGGAGGGCAAATTGCACGAATGATTCGCACCGATCATGTGGAAATTGAAGTGCCTGTTCCGAACGAAGACAGCGAGTGGATAAAAATTGGTGACAAAGTGTATATTCATTCCAATCTCGACGAATCTTCAATTACCGGCAAGGTAGTACGAAAATCAAACTTTGTTGAAGCCGAAACACAATCGCTCAGCGTTTTTGTTCAGGTGGATCAAGCCGATTCCGACAAGGTTCTTCCCGGACAGGTTTACGAAGTAACTTTCCCCGGACAAAAAATTGCTGATGCCATGGAAATTCCACGTGGTGCAGTTTTTAACTCAAGTACGGTGTATGTTGTAATCGACGGCGAACTAAAAAAACGCGAAATAAACGTGATAAAACGTAATGAAACAACGCTGATTTTTGATGGTCTTCCAGCAGGAACCAAAGTGGTTTCGGAACCATTAATCAATGTCAAAGAAAATACTCCGGTTAATATTCTGGGCGAAGAAAGCAACAAAAAGCCAATCTCCGGAAACCAGGCTAAACCTCAATAG